From the genome of Vicinamibacterales bacterium:
TGCCGACGTTGATCCGGTTCTCGTTCAGGAACGCGCCGTCCGGATTGTGGTTCGCGTCGAGCGGCACGCGGGCGCTGAGCGCGGTGCCCTGGCGCGGATGGGGACTGGCCGGATCCTGGCGCAGGACGTTCACGTCGGCGAGGAACCAGAGGCGCCGGTCGTTCGCCGCACGCGTGGTCCGCCAGAGCGCGTGGCCGCGCGAGAACGAGGTCCTGTCGTCCTTGAAGCCCTGGCGCTCGCCGTCCACCGACAGCCTGGACCGCCAGGCGCCCGCCGACGGGATGGCGAAATCGATGGCGCCGCCGCCGCTGCCGTAGCTCCCGCCCGACACGGTGGCGTAGCTCCGGTCGGTGGCCGCCGCGCGGTGGACCACGTGGATGACGCCCACGAAGGACGTGGCGCCGAAGGTGACGGGCGCCGGGCCGCGCAGCACCTCCACGCGCTCGACGTCGCGCATGCTGAGCGCGGTCAGTGCCGGGTTGAACGCGCCGCCCCAGGGCACGTCGTCCACCACCAGCAGGAAGGCGTCGAACTCGCGCAGGCCCCAGAACTCCGGTACCGCGCCGGCGGGGCCGCCGTCGCCGCCGGGCGCGATGGCCACGCCGGTGGCCAGGGACAGGGCGTCCTTGAGGCTCGAGGCCCCGAGGGCCCGGAGGTCGTCTCCCGTGAAGACCTCGATCGACGCCGGCACCTCGTGTGGTGCCTCGGGGAGGCGCGTGGCGACGACCTGGACGGTTTCCTCCACTGTGGGCACGGCCGGCTGCTGCTGGGCGGACGCACCGGCGGCCATTCCCGCGACGAGGGCGACG
Proteins encoded in this window:
- a CDS encoding TonB-dependent receptor plug domain-containing protein, with translation MNARRVRFSLAVALVAGMAAGASAQQQPAVPTVEETVQVVATRLPEAPHEVPASIEVFTGDDLRALGASSLKDALSLATGVAIAPGGDGGPAGAVPEFWGLREFDAFLLVVDDVPWGGAFNPALTALSMRDVERVEVLRGPAPVTFGATSFVGVIHVVHRAAATDRSYATVSGGSYGSGGGAIDFAIPSAGAWRSRLSVDGERQGFKDDRTSFSRGHALWRTTRAANDRRLWFLADVNVLRQDPASPHPRQGTALSARVPLDANHNPDGAFLNENRINVG